One Prunus dulcis chromosome 7, ALMONDv2, whole genome shotgun sequence DNA segment encodes these proteins:
- the LOC117635109 gene encoding S-formylglutathione hydrolase, translating into METKPSEISSSKMFGGYNKRYKHFSPTLGCSMTFHIYFPPSTSTSPSHRFPVLYWLSGLTCTDENFIIKSGAQRVASSEGVALIAPDTSPRGLSIEGEAESWDFGVGAGFYLNATQEKWKNWRMYDYVVKELPKLLNENFPQLDTSRASISGHSMGGHGALAIYLKNLDKYKSVSAFAPIVNPTNCPWGQKAFSNYLGGNKTDWEEYDATCLIKKFTDVSATILIDQGGDDKFLHDQLLPHKFEEACRSAKVPLLLRLQPGYDHSYFFISTFIDDHIRHHGQALNLP; encoded by the exons ATGGAGACGAAGCCAAGTGAGATCAGCAGCTCGAAGATGTTTGGAGGGTACAACAAGAGGTACAAGCATTTCAGTCCTACTCTCGGCTGCTCCATGACCTTCCACATCTATTTCCCTCCTTCTACTTCTACTTCTCCTTCCCACCGATTCCCT GTACTTTACTGGCTCTCTGGCCTTACCTGCACAgatgagaattttataattaagtCAGGAGCTCAACGTGTTGCCTCAAGTGAGGGTGTTGCTTTGATTGCACCTGATACATCTCCAA GAGGCTTATCTATAGAAGGAGAGGCGGAGAGCTGGGATTTTGGTGTAG GTGCTGGTTTTTATCTCAATGCTACTCAAGAGAAATGGAAGAACTGGCGTATGTATGATTATGTTGTCAAGGAGTTGCCGAAACTTCtgaatgaaaattttccaCAGCTTGATACATCGCGAGCTTCTATATCTGGTCATTCTATGGGTGGGCACGGTGCTTTGGCAATCTACCTGAAAAATCTGGACAAGTATAAG TCAGTATCTGCCTTTGCACCCATTGTGAATCCAACAAACTGTCCCTGGGGCCAGAAAGCTTTCTCAAATTATCTAGGTGGCAATAAAACTGATTGGGAG GAATATGATGCCACTTGTCTGATTAAGAAGTTTACTGATGTTTCAGCTACCATTTTGATTGATCAG GGGGGAGATGATAAATTCTTGCATGATCAGTTGTTGCCACACAAGTTTGAAGAGGCATGCAGGAGTGCTAAAGTTCCACTCCTTTTGCGGTTGCAGCCCGGTTATGATCATTCGTACTTTTTCATTTCCACCTTCATAGATGATCACATCCGTCACCATGGTCAAGCTCTTAATCTGCCATGA